One window of the Nitrospinota bacterium genome contains the following:
- a CDS encoding glycosyltransferase family 39 protein gives MTSFFLKNKTLQIIFLLYSSALIFLGRQLNVGLPNFDDTYYAQKAKEMIASGNLWVVTFNGVPDLANPPFPFWMTSLAFKVFGVSGYAAVFFTAVFGVATVYLTYALCLQLFKNHWIAFFSAFVLIFPGMFVDSARRGMVDIILAFCVTGAMYFFARGLENRRYYLLFGLLSALAILTKSVLGGFPLAIAVVTLALAGRWKEMFSAYFLMGVGLALLLGFSWHLMSWLTFGDSFLQTHFGLLIFNRGFGDEFTFSDFFGYCRDFLKNYWPWLPIALIGLFQFGKRSFLEKDIRFQLLFIWIVFTFLVMSSSRNQTLRYLFMIFPALAIVTAKTVGDWLDENVREKSLPYIVSIVMATVLFVNATPLQMKVTLSPNSVDVRQLAAVINLNTPADQTLGNYRLTLHNPRNALLFYSDRFMDEPLGDPLKLMSRVENQPDSTWLTSVHEFKKLQQDYPEQFYLIHATRKYAYFTSLNNRKNVRYDFSEMKVPLIR, from the coding sequence TTGACCTCCTTCTTTTTAAAAAATAAAACGCTACAGATCATATTTCTGCTCTATTCTTCGGCCTTGATTTTTTTAGGTCGGCAGTTGAATGTGGGACTGCCAAATTTCGACGATACCTATTACGCCCAAAAAGCCAAAGAAATGATTGCGTCTGGAAATTTGTGGGTGGTGACCTTCAATGGGGTTCCGGATTTGGCCAATCCGCCTTTTCCTTTCTGGATGACGTCTTTGGCCTTCAAGGTTTTTGGAGTGTCGGGATACGCCGCAGTTTTTTTCACTGCTGTATTTGGTGTGGCCACTGTTTATTTGACCTATGCCTTGTGCCTGCAGCTTTTCAAGAATCATTGGATCGCCTTTTTTTCCGCCTTTGTATTGATTTTTCCTGGGATGTTTGTCGATTCCGCCCGCCGGGGCATGGTCGATATCATCCTGGCTTTTTGCGTTACCGGGGCGATGTATTTTTTTGCCAGGGGATTGGAAAACAGAAGGTATTATCTGCTTTTTGGACTCCTGTCCGCCCTGGCGATTCTGACCAAAAGCGTTCTCGGAGGGTTTCCCCTGGCCATTGCCGTGGTCACTCTGGCTCTGGCTGGCCGCTGGAAAGAAATGTTCAGCGCCTATTTTTTAATGGGCGTGGGTTTGGCTCTGCTACTGGGTTTCAGCTGGCACTTGATGAGCTGGCTCACGTTTGGCGACTCCTTTTTGCAAACCCATTTCGGCTTGCTGATTTTTAACCGGGGGTTTGGCGATGAATTTACATTTTCGGATTTTTTTGGCTATTGTCGCGATTTTCTGAAAAACTACTGGCCCTGGCTGCCCATTGCCCTCATCGGCTTGTTTCAGTTTGGCAAGCGATCTTTTCTGGAAAAAGATATTCGCTTTCAACTGCTGTTTATCTGGATCGTGTTTACTTTTCTGGTGATGAGCAGCAGTAGAAACCAGACGCTGCGTTACCTGTTCATGATATTTCCTGCACTGGCGATTGTGACCGCCAAGACCGTGGGAGATTGGCTGGATGAAAATGTCAGAGAAAAATCCTTGCCTTATATTGTCAGCATTGTCATGGCAACGGTGCTATTCGTGAACGCCACTCCTTTGCAGATGAAGGTCACTTTGTCCCCCAACAGTGTCGATGTCCGGCAACTGGCGGCGGTGATAAATTTAAACACGCCGGCGGATCAAACACTCGGCAATTACCGTCTTACTCTACACAATCCTCGCAATGCCCTGCTGTTTTACTCGGATCGTTTCATGGACGAGCCGCTTGGGGACCCCCTGAAACTTATGAGCCGGGTGGAAAACCAGCCGGATTCCACCTGGTTGACCTCGGTACACGAGTTTAAAAAACTGCAGCAGGATTATCCCGAACAATTTTATTTGATTCACGCCACCCGAAAATACGCTTATTTTACTTCTCTGAATAACCGGAAAAACGTCCGCTACGATTTTTCTGAAATGAAGGTGCCTCTGATTCGGTGA
- a CDS encoding M20/M25/M40 family metallo-hydrolase gives MDAKKLYETASQKVQPNSDLVDWHLEFLRKMVSIDSRSFNVNEFAGDRTTPTDMKEILACAEDYLRQIGFPWIKINQPPPEYPDATPILLAEIPASPDKPTILFYAHLDKQPYMDDGRFQKWEGVPPTELRWNENRTRAYGRGAADDLSGVVSIGMTIDALLKSSPHALPCNIKVIYETEEECGSHSLAAQIRQNQEFFSSVDCVVITDVINPATGIPALTTSLRGIIQLEATLTGKDEHGDAQTALYKLLATLIHDDHALAVDAIAQSDHPETEEETRGYANVPTSIEMLRDAAGLLPETRLTVPEKKEALILAQLRKSCANVRPGHRLAGSIIFGAAGARLTFSSCKDDGALKNSLQSLLTQWNPFHLKLTLKQLSSQPGTAVFDLLLQSADKDPHSGMHGGPFPVPELQLAKMIGRLVHNDGSLHKDIASCLEANNGSMKTQSLRVEHDGTSRLFENPTAKAIVEIRLAPGNNDTQAIEHLINHLKKQVTSRFELGLKVDKGASPWMTECKHPVFPLVLESLEKGFGQPSCLYGCGGSIPFVAKLLDALGDVQPICLGAYDADARMHEPGESMSLVDLLGCTRSIIYLIAHAANVYPATKT, from the coding sequence ATGGACGCCAAAAAACTCTACGAAACAGCCAGCCAAAAAGTTCAGCCAAATTCCGACCTGGTGGACTGGCACCTGGAATTTCTCCGAAAAATGGTGAGCATCGACAGCCGGAGTTTCAACGTCAACGAATTTGCAGGAGACCGGACCACACCCACCGATATGAAAGAAATACTCGCCTGCGCCGAAGACTATTTGCGTCAGATCGGATTCCCCTGGATCAAAATCAATCAGCCGCCGCCTGAGTATCCAGACGCCACCCCGATTTTACTGGCGGAAATTCCGGCATCCCCCGACAAGCCCACTATTTTATTTTACGCGCATCTGGATAAACAACCTTACATGGATGACGGCCGATTCCAGAAATGGGAGGGCGTCCCGCCCACCGAATTGCGTTGGAACGAAAACCGGACCCGGGCTTATGGCCGGGGCGCGGCCGACGACCTGAGCGGGGTGGTGTCCATCGGCATGACCATCGACGCGCTTTTAAAATCGTCGCCGCATGCCCTCCCCTGCAATATCAAGGTGATCTATGAAACCGAGGAAGAATGCGGGTCGCATTCTCTGGCCGCACAGATCCGGCAGAACCAGGAATTTTTTTCGTCCGTCGATTGTGTGGTCATCACCGATGTCATCAACCCCGCCACCGGCATTCCGGCGCTGACCACATCGCTCCGTGGCATCATCCAACTGGAAGCCACACTCACTGGAAAAGACGAACATGGGGACGCGCAAACCGCCTTATATAAACTGCTAGCCACTCTGATCCATGACGACCATGCCCTGGCCGTGGACGCCATTGCCCAATCCGATCACCCCGAGACCGAGGAAGAAACACGCGGTTATGCAAACGTTCCGACATCCATCGAAATGCTTCGTGACGCCGCCGGCCTGTTGCCGGAGACAAGATTGACCGTCCCGGAAAAGAAAGAGGCCCTCATTCTGGCGCAACTGAGAAAATCCTGTGCCAACGTCCGTCCCGGCCACCGACTTGCCGGCTCCATCATCTTTGGCGCGGCAGGAGCGCGACTGACTTTTTCTTCCTGCAAGGATGACGGTGCGCTGAAAAATTCTTTGCAAAGCTTACTGACCCAATGGAATCCGTTTCATTTGAAATTGACCCTCAAGCAACTTTCTTCACAACCGGGAACCGCTGTCTTTGACCTTCTCCTTCAGTCAGCCGACAAAGACCCCCACTCTGGAATGCACGGCGGACCTTTCCCCGTACCCGAACTGCAACTGGCAAAAATGATCGGTAGGCTCGTCCACAACGATGGGTCGCTGCATAAAGATATTGCATCTTGCCTTGAAGCAAACAATGGCAGTATGAAAACCCAGTCCCTGCGGGTAGAGCACGATGGGACGTCCCGTCTTTTTGAAAACCCAACGGCCAAGGCCATCGTAGAAATACGGCTGGCTCCCGGCAATAATGACACCCAGGCGATAGAGCACCTGATAAATCATCTTAAAAAGCAGGTTACTTCCAGGTTCGAGCTGGGTTTAAAAGTCGATAAGGGAGCTTCCCCCTGGATGACGGAATGCAAACATCCCGTTTTCCCCTTGGTGTTGGAGTCGTTGGAAAAAGGATTCGGCCAACCCAGTTGTCTGTACGGTTGCGGAGGGTCTATTCCTTTTGTCGCCAAACTTCTGGACGCGTTGGGCGACGTTCAACCCATTTGCCTGGGGGCCTATGATGCAGACGCCCGTATGCACGAACCGGGTGAAAGCATGTCCCTGGTGGATTTACTGGGCTGTACCCGTTCCATCATTTACCTGATCGCTCACGCGGCAAACGTTTACCCCGCCACTAAAACCTGA
- a CDS encoding glycosyltransferase family 39 protein, which produces MPTFLSSLQTKFKNTIFLALLTGFCFFSLSYQLGEVPPYHTDETFYVISAKNMLQSGDYLTPVFHEKKRFAKPILYYWQVALAYKVFGVSLVSARLWSVVLGTLSAVLVFLLGRRLLSTQAARLAALILPSIYLHFQISRWATTDMTLNFFILCAFYFFIKAFQEEVHRTQNYLLFYFAMALGFLTKGPLAILIPALTITALLFIRGDWKRLGEMRLLSGLVILLMVDVPWFAAMFALHGDEFVNHILGSELRDRVVHQTPFSFYYLGVFVRYYLPWSLFLIFSLAVLTQNFKTRILSFFDKDNIALLFLFLWILIPLILFTAFRIEHSRYMLPASPAVALILGHYFTRLASSDRGFNQPLFKIPFYLTLIIYFLLTFAVAGGVLILQSESSVPFRIMFLPLFLAVGPAILLLMFVARRRMALIVTLAVFQTLSLALIHGDAIPFFNRYPMKKFAQEIAHTGSGEEVIGVYRLGSHQSRMEVLAGQYSKYIFTPEMLHDFLKTDKKVYLVIRETEWQDNFTNLPLTRQSTDQIWKKRRVDKKYLTGLWEKGLDFNKSDLLETVVLFTNQ; this is translated from the coding sequence ATGCCGACCTTTCTATCTTCATTGCAGACAAAATTTAAGAATACTATTTTCCTGGCGCTATTGACCGGCTTCTGTTTTTTTTCACTTTCCTACCAATTAGGAGAAGTTCCCCCCTACCATACGGACGAAACCTTTTACGTTATCTCCGCGAAAAACATGCTGCAGTCGGGTGATTACCTGACGCCTGTATTTCACGAAAAAAAGCGGTTTGCCAAACCCATTTTGTATTACTGGCAGGTGGCCCTTGCATACAAGGTATTCGGCGTCAGCCTGGTTTCCGCCCGTCTGTGGTCGGTGGTACTCGGAACCTTGTCCGCCGTGCTGGTTTTTCTACTGGGGCGCCGTTTGCTGTCAACCCAGGCGGCCAGGCTGGCCGCCTTGATCCTGCCATCCATATACCTGCATTTTCAAATTTCCCGTTGGGCCACAACGGATATGACGTTAAATTTTTTCATTCTTTGCGCGTTCTATTTTTTCATCAAAGCCTTCCAGGAGGAAGTCCACCGGACGCAAAATTATCTGCTCTTTTATTTTGCAATGGCACTGGGGTTTCTCACCAAAGGCCCCCTAGCCATCCTCATTCCAGCGCTCACGATCACCGCGTTGCTTTTTATTCGGGGAGATTGGAAACGACTCGGCGAAATGCGGCTGCTATCTGGATTGGTGATTTTGTTGATGGTGGACGTTCCGTGGTTTGCCGCCATGTTCGCGTTGCATGGCGACGAATTTGTGAACCACATTCTCGGTTCAGAACTTCGGGACCGTGTTGTTCATCAAACCCCTTTCAGCTTTTATTATCTGGGAGTTTTTGTCCGCTATTACCTGCCATGGTCCCTGTTCCTGATTTTTTCTCTTGCAGTGTTGACCCAAAATTTTAAAACCCGGATTTTGAGTTTTTTTGACAAAGATAACATCGCTCTTTTATTTCTTTTCCTCTGGATTTTGATCCCTCTCATACTGTTCACTGCCTTTAGAATCGAACACAGTCGCTATATGCTCCCGGCTTCTCCGGCAGTGGCTTTGATCCTGGGTCATTATTTCACCCGCCTTGCCAGCTCTGACCGGGGATTCAACCAGCCTCTGTTTAAAATCCCCTTTTATCTCACGCTAATTATTTATTTCCTGCTGACTTTCGCTGTCGCTGGGGGCGTGTTGATATTGCAATCCGAATCCAGCGTTCCGTTCCGAATCATGTTTCTTCCCCTGTTTCTGGCCGTGGGACCTGCCATCCTGCTCCTGATGTTTGTCGCCAGACGCCGGATGGCTTTGATCGTGACCCTGGCTGTTTTTCAAACACTCAGCCTGGCTCTCATTCATGGCGATGCGATTCCGTTTTTCAACCGCTATCCCATGAAAAAATTCGCGCAGGAAATTGCTCATACGGGAAGCGGCGAAGAGGTCATCGGGGTTTATAGGCTTGGCAGTCATCAGTCCCGGATGGAGGTGTTAGCAGGACAATATTCAAAATATATTTTCACCCCGGAAATGTTGCACGATTTTCTCAAGACCGATAAAAAAGTTTATCTGGTCATACGCGAAACCGAATGGCAGGATAACTTTACGAACCTCCCCTTGACCCGGCAATCCACCGACCAGATCTGGAAAAAAAGGCGGGTCGATAAAAAATATCTTACCGGGTTATGGGAAAAAGGCCTCGACTTCAACAAATCCGACCTTCTTGAAACGGTTGTTTTGTTTACCAATCAATGA